GTGATACATTAGGCGGGTACTGATCTGTGGCTTTAAGGTTAAACAACTGTGCAGGTATTTGGtgcaatttcatttcattgtgtCGATTGACTGGATTATTTTCAGCCCAGATGTGAAGAGCATCTGATGGGTAATTAACATCTGATGGATCTATAGATCTAGATTGGATGCACTTGATATCTTCTTCAGTTTGAGTTGCTGTACGGAACCTATTCAGAAGTTCAGCAAATGGCTGGTCATCCTTCTGCCTCATGATATCAACAAGCTCTATCATTGTGAATAGGTGCCATGGGTGGCACAAGTTAAACACATCATTTTTGTAATTTGCAAAAACAGGTTTCCTGCGTATTGGTGGTAGTTGATACATGTCACCAATAGCAAGAATGCTAATGCCTGCAAACAGGTGAACATTTGATGTGCCAACAATTTCTTTTAGTCTTTGGTGGATATGAAGCAAAGTATTGTTAGCAACCATAGAGATTTCATCTATTATGATCAACTTGAGGTCAGCTAGTAACATTCTCATCTgtgttttcttttggtcagacATTGCAGATAAATTATCACCTGTTTCTTTGGGAATTGCCAAGGCAGTGTTTATTGTTGTCCCATCTATGTTAATAGCAGCAACTCCAGTAGGTGCCATTAAAAGAACTGTAGGTAattcaggattcattggaggaTGTCTAAAGGTCTTTGTGACAGTGTGGTAGATTGTTTGGATCAAGTGACTTTTACCAGCACCTGCTCCACCAGTTATAAATAAATGTATTGGTTTTACTTCTTCAGGTTTTAGActattcatgtttttcattttacttctACACCAGGTGAGAATTATATCATAAGCATAGCGCTGTTTTTTGTTCAATGATCTAACACACTCCCGTAGCTTATCATCACTAATTTCTGTTGGCTGGTTGTATGTTATCATTCCAAGGTTTGAATGATTCTCAGTTTCTGATGATGAAACAAGATGTGTAGGTAATAGTTCATTAAATGACTCGTTTGGTGCTGAATCATCTTGCTCTTCAGATTGTAAATCTGCATTTTCCTGGTCATTCATAGAATCATAGCTGGAGTGGATGATATTGCCCTGGTTATTTCGAAGAAAATCAAGTGCTTCTGTAACAGCATCAGCATCAGGCTCAAATTTCTCTCTGTTTCGTTCCACTACAGCTTGTACTTCATGCTCATAGAATTTAGAAGCATATGTTTGATCACTTCCTAAAAGACTTGTTTCATCTCTCCATGGGTAATAAAGCATCAGGAGATGATGAAAATACAGTTCAggttcttttgctttgtttggcTTGTGATATCTTATAACAGCTTTTACTTTTCTACACTTCATAACTTCATGCGTGTTCATTAATCTTATTTTGTCTGGAGGTGACGTATCAGGATCACAATTGTGATGTAATTCAATGACATCGTCAGTTAAAACCTCAGGTTGAGCATCAGCTGTTTCTTGGCAGTCCTTTTTGTATTCTTTATAATAGTATGCAGCAAACTCTGCCAGACATAGCCTATCTACAGAAGGAATACACTGTGGTCTTAAAGTGTATCGATCAATAATATTTGATTTAAAGATATCAGTACTTTCATTATCGAGTTCATCAAGTTCTTCTGGTGATTTTGCAATGCGTACCCTTTTTTCTGGTAGGTCAGTGCTTACAAAAACTGTTGCAGGGAATATTTTTCGTAACCATAGTTCAGGCATGCATCTGTAAACACATTCTTGTGAACTGACTTCTCTGGTAGAGAGGAAAGCAGCACCAATTCTTTTTAAGCTATCCCTGACactcaagttttctttcttagcttCCTTTGCAGCATTCATAATTGCCTGTGAGCATTCAGTCTCATCCTTGGTAAAATATGAGCACACGTAAGTTATGCACTTGTAGTGGTTAAATACAGGTTGCAAGTCAACATTCGCTCTAAAACCCTTAATAccagcaataaaataattattaataaaacaaCTGTTTGTTGGTCTTTTAAGGTGCAGCTCATAGTCTGAGTCAGGTGAAATGGATAAAGCCCAATAATATTGCTCTTCAGTTATGTTTACAGATTTGAAAATATCAGCTTCTGTTAACGTAGGATTATAATTTGCCTTACTGGGATTTAACACTTcatctattttttctttaactagTGTAAGGATTTCTTTTTGTCTGTCTATGGTACTCGTCTTTTTTTCTGGATTTAAATCATCAGAAAGAGGTTCAGCCACAATAGTCTTGTTTGTAAAAAAGTGTCCAAAATTAAACCTAcatttaatgtttttgtattttctacACGTCTTTGAATGACTGTGCTTTTGGTAGGTTTTTACAAGCTCATGTAACTCAGGGTCTTGACTCTGATCAGGAAGGCATGCCTGCACATGTTCATCTATGAAATGGATATAAGCTTCCTTGGTATCATGTGTTAGTTCAGGGCAATCTGATGTCCATATTAAGGCATGTAAGTGAGGAGAGCCTCTCATCTGAAACTCAATGCGGAGTGCATAGTATACTATTTTACCAATTGGGTTTGCATTAGTTAGAAGAATTTCAGTGAAGAATGTTTCAACTCTATATTGAAAGTGcttagcaacaacaacaggatTTACATTCAGCATTGAGCATCTTTCATTATAAGATAAAGCATCAACTTGTTCATTTGTTAGATTTTTGCCTTGTGTTCTTGCAATAATCTGAAACAGTTCAGGCCACCTAAGGTCAGCGCAGGATAATGTCATAAACCATGTTGGTATTCCAAGCTGTTTTACCATAGCTACTACTTCATACATAAATTTTTGCCAATAAGGTGGTGTTCCTGGAATTTGTCTCAAAAATAAATAAGCCTGATCTTGACAAATaagattttgtaaattttgcatattatttGATCTTATTTGAGAAGCAGTAAGAGGCTggccatgcatttttttcagaGCAATATTGATGCTATCTGATACTTTCTTCTGTTCTATGATGAACTGAGCAAAGAAGAGATATTCGGGATTGGTAGCAAATCTACCACTGTGATGTAAAAGTCTTGCATTGAAGTACTTAACTGGCGACAACTTTATTTCTCGGTTGACAGAGTACCCATACTttccttttggaaacaaaatAGGAAATGCTAGTTCTTCACATTGCTTGTCTGCCATGAAGGAAACTGGATGTTTACTTTCACCAGGTGCAATAGCATAGACTTCGTCTCCTTGAGATGATACATTATCATTTTGCTCAACAGTTACAGGATAATCTGGTATTACAGACTGCAAGCAAGTTTCACTTGTTGGTGCTCGATATTCATTTAAAGGATCATCATTTTCTTCATCTGCCAGTGTGCTGACATTCTCAccattttcattgtttgaagaagTGTCATCACTTATACCAGATTCAGTAGAGTGGTTGTCATTATTCAAAGTTGAATCGTCTAAATTAACATCATTTTGTTGCAATGTTTTAAGATGCCTATCTATTTTGTCAATATCTATACATATATTATCATACAAGGGATTATTCATTTTGAGCCACATCAGAGCATTTAATATTAGTTGAGGTCGCACagcttgaaaataaacatgtccTCTAAACTCCATTTTTCTCTTTAGTTTCAACATGATTATACCTGACCTTTCAGGAGGACGTGGCAATGTAGTACATGTTTGATCACATTCAACTGGTATATTGCATATTGCTCCTTTAATCTTCCTCTGTTGGCCTTTAGGCATTACCACTATCTTTTCAAAAACTATCCTCTGTGCTATTAATATTTGTTCAAGTTTTTCTAGTACTGAGAGTTCTGGTGGTATTCTATCAACTTCCAGTTTATTACCTACAGCTTGACATGGTACTTGCCCTTTTGAAACTCTTGCATGACATGTTCTACAGATGTATTGTTTGTCATCAAATGACTTTATCTCAGTGAAAAGACGGTGTATgctgtatttattttctttaagtaAGATAACTGTTTTTCTATATAGTATTCGATGACAAACTGAACATATGTAATATGGCCCCTCTCTGATCTTATTCTGAAATACTGATATGTAGTGATCCAATTTATGCTGAACATCGTTTGCCTTTTTTCTAGAAATTTTTGCTGCATCACTTATgcactttattattttttgcttttttatagGATTCATGCTgcaatattcttgttttttattgttcaaGTATTGTGCCTTAATGAGTGGTTCCATTGCATCATAATTCcgctttttttgtttatttatcagttctttttctgcaggatctAGTGACTTGTACCACactgctctgtcagacaagagcTTTTCCTTTTCTGCAGGTTCTAGCGATTTGTACCtctctgctctgtcagacaagagtttttctttttctgcaggatctagagatttgtaccactctgccCTGTTAGACaagagttgttctttttctgcaggatttagtgatttgtaccacactgctctgtcagacaagagcttttctttttctgcaggcTCTAGCAATTTGTACCtctctgctctgtcagacaagagtttttctttttctgcaggatctAGAGATTTGTACCACTCAGCCctgtcagacaagagttgttctttttctgcaggatttagtgatttgtaccactctgctctgtcagacaagattttttctttttctgcaggatctagtgatttgtacctctctgctctgtcagacaagagtttttctttttctgcaggatctagagatttgtaccactctgccCTGTCAAACAACAgttgttctttttctgcaggatttagtgatttgtaccactctgctctgtcagacaataacttttcttttttcgcaGGATCTAGTGATTTGTACCTCTCTGCCCTGTCAGAcacgagtttttctttttctgcaggatttattgatttgtaccactctgctctgtcagacaagagtttttctttttctgctggatttagtgatttgtaccactctgctctgtcagacaagagtttttctttttctgctggatttagtgatttgtaccactctgccctgtcagacaagagttgttctttttctgcagcatttagtgatttgtaccattctgctctgtcagacaagagtttttctttttctgcaggatctCGAGATTTATACcactctgctctgtcagacaagagttgttctttttttgcaggatctagtgatttgtaccactctgctctgtcagacaagagtttttctttctctgtagGATCTAATGACTTGTACCATTCCGCTTTGCTAACCAAGTATTTTCGTTTGGCACTAGGTTCCATGTTTGCATAACTTTCTCTTCGTTTTTCGGCAAGTGAATTTTTCTGCCTATTAGATTTGTGTTTCCTTAATACCTTTTGTCTTAAAGTGCTTGACAAATTACTGTAACAGTTTAGAAATCTGATAATGTATGCTACCTCTAAATTATTAGTTGTATTGATTTTTGTAACAGTATTAGCGAGGGCTTGAAGAAGGAAGTTGCTGTCATTGACAGTTTGAAATTCATCTAAAGTTCCATCACTATGGAATATTATTAAGTAGTATTTGATGCTTTTAGTCTTAGAATTGTGCTGAAATATGCAACTTGCACAGTAATTTAAAAACCATATTATAAATCCAGTATTCCCTCTTGTGTTATCCAAAATAAAGTTCTGGAAGAGTTTGCTACTGCTGGATGCACAACTAAATATGCCTTCTTTTTGTGCTGTAAAGACAACATCAATAGTTGCATCATatatttgaagtttgtttggaaATTTGTGTAAACAGACATTTTCATCAGGACATGAAAATTGTTCCTTGTAAAACTCACTTCCATGGTCAATAATTGCTTCTAGAGTTTGTGAATTCCAGTAAGTGCATGCCTTAACCACtgaaaaacaaatgctataaAATGATAAAGCACAACAGTGTCGTATGAAAGACTCATTGTTTCTTGTTGAAATATGCGCCATTTCTCCACCATCATCAGCAAGTTCTGATTGAGAGATTTCACTGCCCTCATCAACTAAGTGATTATTGTCCTTTTCTAGTCTTGTTATGTGAACACCTATCAGCTCAAacaatgtatttgaattttcataCAGGGTTTGCAAATAACATGTGACATCCTGTATACTTTGTGCTTCTAATAATACACATGTTCCTTGAGAATGGGGCATACCAAATGCATCCCTAGCATgtgaatcaaatattttaaatttaccacCTGGAGTACAGTACATAGAAACAGTACTACATTCAATTGTTAAAAGAAAGGATTGGTAGTTTTGCCTTACTAATGTTAGCAAAGCATCAATCAAAGGCATACAGAAACTCAAACCAGGTATAATGGATCTACCATTTATAGTACCACTATAGCTTGAACTGTATTGAAGCTGATAATCTGTATTAAACACATTGAGCACTTCTGGTAACTCAGTTAACAACAGGAAAGTTTGTCTGGACAGTCTAGATAACCCAGAATACAATTCATTACCAATGTTCATGATGTTGATCAAGTCCACTGATGATAGAATATTATTCCTGTAATTATAGATAAGTGAAGTAAGAGACATTGCTACACACTGAGTGCCTGCATTCTGGCCGAACAATTCCACATTGCCTTGACTATAAGGCGCTTGAATAGTTTTGGTATGATCAATGGGCCCAGGGTTTTTCTCTATATCATTAGACAGCTTTAACTCCGTATGATTCATCCTATGGTTAACATTCTTATAAACAGATCTTACTGAAGTATAGTTACACCTAAGTTTCACTCTTCCACGGCGAGTTTTAGGTTTTTTCCTTCGATGTGCTGTCCACCACGTCCTTTGTGTACTCCTCTTCTTAGCAGCAGACCTTAGTCTTACATACAAATAGTCTAACTTACGATTAAGTAAACTCAATTTCGTAAATAAATGCATGGCAGAAGATTTCGGTACgttctttttaatatattttcgaACTAATTTCCTGAAAGATCTGCTCTTATGCAAGGCTCGTGATAGCTGTTTCACTGgaattctgcttggttctcggTCCCTTTTTGGACGCCCTCCTACAcatttacaataaacaaacttagCATAACGAGATCGAAGTTGCAAGTCATTTACTGATTCTTTATTATCAATATCCACAACAACAGATGGCTGTACGGCATTCTCAAATATGTTCTCCTGTAAGGCTCGCGTTAGCTGTTTCGCTGaaattctgcttggttctccATCCTTTTGAACAACATGGCGACGCCCTTTTAAAcatttacaataaacaaacttagCATAACGAGATCGAAGTTGCAAGTCATTTATTGATTCTTCATTATCAACATCGACAACAACAGATAGCTGTGCGCCTTTCTCAAATAAGTTACAGTCATTGAATGCATTCAAAATAGGTTCATCCAAACATAAAACGCTGCACCAAGCATGGTACAAAATGCTGACAACATTAGTGAGGATGATTCCAAACGATACAAATAGTTGAATATGAAATAGCATTACAGCTCGAAATACACAGAAATTCAGTAATTGCAGAAAACAAACAGCCATAATAATACAAATGGATAGAAAATTCACCttctttttcagaattttaattAAATGCATCCGGCTCAGCAGACTATCTTTCTGCGACTCGAAGGCGTCAGTACTGACTTTGTGCTCACCAACTTCCTTCTCTTGGAGGCTTTGACAGTTCTGTGCTTGTCTTGTTTGGTATTTGGTTTCAAAGCAGTTCATATCAGTGTAGTTCATATCATAATTCTCATATCTTTGCTCATTTAGTGCACATTTGTTCTCAATATAGCTTTCTCTCAGTTTGCGGACCGACCCGGGCCAAAACATTCGCTCaatgacatcttttagtgtgggtctaccgcgaacggCGTGTGCATAAGTAAGTGGTTTGAGCGTTCCCAGCAAGAAGCTCAATACAACAAAAAGCCACATGGCGACAAAACACGTAATGCCTTCTAACTCTGGTCTAAGGCAACTAACTTCACCACAATTCGATCGCGCAGGAGTGACAATGAAATGGTTCTTCTCAATCATGTGATTCTGCCTGTCAACAAGGCATTATGCTGAGGATCGAAATCCTCCAATTATCATCAGCTATTTCATTTCGCATGTCAAGTGATTGCTGACACAGCAAATGTTCTTCATTCCGCAAACAAAGCTGGTCACGTTCTCGAGATGATACACAGAAGGCGTAACAACAGGTGCAGAAGGAACAGAAATGGATTGTTTTAACTCTGTACGTACTGCCGCAAAGCAAAGCTAATAGCTCATAAACATTAGCGAAAAATGATTTCATAATTCATAGCCAAATCACCACGGGCAAAAAAAATCCTCGCATGCATATGTCGCATAACGGGTTTCTAATGATTGACAGATTTCTTTCTTTATAAGGCAATCATGGAAAGGGTCCGGACGCACTgggcaaatttttaaaaaatctgtCACCAGTTCCCTGAGACAAGTGCGACAGGTGATTATTTTGTAAAGGCTTACCAAACTTTCGAAACGCCGTCGTCCTGCCTGGGAGCAGGCCAAATTTTTGTCAGAGGTGAAATCTGACAGATTTGTCAATTTACATACCATGATTATGatgatttgaaggaaaatgtcaTTTAATCTCTATTTTTAGTCGGAGTATTTGGTGTTTATTTCGGTATGATTGACACTTGTGGTTAACAAATGTTTTACTGTGTCTCAGACTCTCAGTGATTCCACGcgtgaaaaattgaaaatttgagcCAAATTTCGTCGACATTTTTGGAAGggccaaacaaattttgtcagtccAGTGCGTCCGAAACCAAACCACAAAAGCGGCAAAGATCTGAGGTAGCTTCCCCTGTGCGCACTAGATAAGATTAACGAAACTTTTAAGACGTGTAAACAAATATtacacatatgcaaattagttaaccTTGGATAATACGCAACGATATTCAGAACAggcagaaaaatctcacaaaaaccttttccagccaaaagtaaatttattgaaacaaacaacatatttgctattagagggaaGGAAAAACTTcccatttcattgcgtgcgtgcaaacaagctgccaacacactccgtgtcaaaaacgcgactaaataaatttcccaccagtgttcagcatcaaaccctttgctgaaaaaccctttacttgaattatttAGTGAAATAtagcaacaagctttctttcaaataatttttgactaacaataattagtgaaatttgatttcagtgttgtacaaaacaccacacttggtaacaatattagaactacggctcactttgattacggctcgacgggcgaaagattgttgtcgaagtccattactcgtcgagttcctgagaaacgtatctattttgacttaagggtgaactatttaaacaatcgcgagccatttaattgaaaatctaaacatctatgagatacaaaaaacagacttgcgaattatcgcaaatcacaatgctgacaagcacaaaagtaGAAGTAATGGTCAAATAATTATGAAGTTTGTAACTATCTTAATGTTTTTGCGTTAGAGTAAAGGGGATATTTGTCACACTCAAATTTCGCAAAAACGtgactttcatgtaaacaatcttcgcactcgcaagtcgtagcaataaattggattaacaaCCAAGGTAGTTAAAggaatattgttggcttcccaaataaacttcatttcttggctttacactacaatgacaaaattctCAACACAGGAAATTTTAGttattgtttaaaatctttctcAATTcggagaaatcgaccggtccgcgaatattttacgagtttttttcaatgggatgtcaaatgGATGTCATGCAtaatcgggcgatcaagttgcgcgtgtgatccgttataaatattttttcacaacatGATTCCGAACCGttagtatcaccacagaagacaagaacatcattctaaaagcttattctacgcaaaaagtggGTTGTGGAGGTAGTTTTgtgagtggaaatcaaggttacgcggcaaacggcaaatacaaactcacgattcaATTAaattaacacaccagaaagacgctaaccacATTtcgacaagaaaatgctttacaattgccataaaaactatccagttaagctcacatatcataaaacatgatgaattcataaaggccaccttttccagcgaacaattttttgaaacaaagaacatatttgctgttagaggcaaaaaccccttctatttcattacgtgcgtgaagagaagtaactcaatcgtgtcaaatatgcccAATATTGCAACAATCTAAATTTCAGGGTCAAACtatttccatgaagaaccttttccttgaacaatgaagcacaaaatacacgacaagctttctttcaaataattcttcgctgtcacatttccaattattttctttacctgcagactgtgcagaattgatcacagatccacgtaaggtgttcgattcgttctctgtctttgttgaacccataagttaccagagaattttccatttggtttcagtgttataCATAAcacacacttggtaaaatattattttagaaaaacAGCTccctttgatttcggctcgacgggcgatagattgttgtcgaagtccattactcgtcgcatTTGAGATTcctggtgttggtttttcacctagtttatccaactgactttccattattgagctccataagggtatattttgtttaaggatccactaaaacgccattcgcgttacatgactttcgacgccattgcaggctacaataggttaatgattctactgtgtccaccataGAAATCTatgcagttccactaccctctcgatcctaagaaaatacgcgcagaaggcactatgcacaaagacaccacttaccaggggagtgacaggcaagacttttaccgacacggaaaaaaaaaaaaaaaaaaaaaagaaaaaaaataaaaaaaataaaaaaaagaaaacaaacaaactaaacgcagacctcgactgggtttgcccataggcaacccagtaataaactTAAAATCGATGCTAAATGATGTAATGTGATTTGCCCTAAGGATGATGGGTACGGGATTTCCCCAcacatcatatcatatcatatcatatatctttatttaccctcggatttttagagtagcttggtgtagctaatttctccgagcatttacccttcCAATCATGacacatcacagaagacagaacacaacaccgggaactacatgccctactctttgcgacaagtgtgtgagTTCTTTTAAGTCTCTCAGGATTATGAatattgaagggttgtgagacgggaccttcggcttatcgtccttatccgagaagactagagagtctaaccatttgccatttctttgcgacaagtgtgtgagTTCTTTTAAGTCTCTCAGGATTATGAatattgaagggttgtgagacgggaccttcggcttatcgtccttatccgagaagactagagagtctaaccatttgcagatgtaattacaaagacagcactttctcctcagttatttaaagaccctgagtgttgatccggccggaattgaactcacgacctcccgcgtgacagcccggtgctcaaccaactgagccaccgatgcGCGGTAACATATTCTTGGAAAACTGCAATTGTGCTTGAGAATGTTGCAATTTTATACAGATGGAAGAATATTCTCAAAAGACGCGCAATTCTTTTGTACCGTTTAATTGAAAAGAGCTTGGAGCCGAAAACTTTCAGGTAAGTGAAATCAGTATTTGTGTGCACGTTATAAAGACGTAATTCATGATCGAGTCGTTGAATTCGCTTGTCAACAATCGAATTCTAATTTGCAGTAGTAATAGAATGTAAGTTGTTTTGTCGGGTTTGACAAATGCAAGTATCCCGAGTTTATACATCATCTAACACATTTGCTTGCCGTTTACTGTGCGTCAGTATCCCTGAGTGTGCGAAACAGTAAATAACATTTGTAGATGCTTACTGAGCCCGACTGCCCTTTCATCTTAATCGCTGAATCACGTTTCCCAGCGTGTCAGGACACGttttttgcacagaattttcattGAGGATGTCGTGTATAGTTTCCTTCGCTTAGCATTCAGTATTATCTATGATTTGGACTCGTCAGTTTGTTTTCATCGACTCCATCACCATTGTAAGGCATCACTTGCTAGTTCATCCCTTTTAGTGGTGCTTTTAGTGGTCCCAAATCA
The sequence above is a segment of the Montipora foliosa isolate CH-2021 chromosome 2, ASM3666993v2, whole genome shotgun sequence genome. Coding sequences within it:
- the LOC137991633 gene encoding uncharacterized protein; translated protein: MASNDFLLSSGSDTEVSEMEHYELEVEGSPNSSFAASDEEDTHEAYADDPLADEEWLELYEQERKEEEALEKTLQKPLNGTEEVRDWQNHMIEKNHFIVTPARSNCGEVSCLRPELEGITCFVAMWLFVVLSFLLGTLKPLTYAHAVRGRPTLKDVIERMFWPGSVRKLRESYIENKCALNEQRYENYDMNYTDMNCFETKYQTRQAQNCQSLQEKEVGEHKVSTDAFESQKDSLLSRMHLIKILKKKVNFLSICIIMAVCFLQLLNFCVFRAVMLFHIQLFVSFGIILTNVVSILYHAWCSVLCLDEPILNAFNDCNLFEKGAQLSVVVDVDNEESINDLQLRSRYAKFVYCKCLKGRRHVVQKDGEPSRISAKQLTRALQENIFENAVQPSVVVDIDNKESVNDLQLRSRYAKFVYCKCVGGRPKRDREPSRIPVKQLSRALHKSRSFRKLVRKYIKKNVPKSSAMHLFTKLSLLNRKLDYLYVRLRSAAKKRSTQRTWWTAHRRKKPKTRRGRVKLRCNYTSVRSVYKNVNHRMNHTELKLSNDIEKNPGPIDHTKTIQAPYSQGNVELFGQNAGTQCVAMSLTSLIYNYRNNILSSVDLINIMNIGNELYSGLSRLSRQTFLLLTELPEVLNVFNTDYQLQYSSSYSGTINGRSIIPGLSFCMPLIDALLTLVRQNYQSFLLTIECSTVSMYCTPGGKFKIFDSHARDAFGMPHSQGTCVLLEAQSIQDVTCYLQTLYENSNTLFELIGVHITRLEKDNNHLVDEGSEISQSELADDGGEMAHISTRNNESFIRHCCALSFYSICFSVVKACTYWNSQTLEAIIDHGSEFYKEQFSCPDENVCLHKFPNKLQIYDATIDVVFTAQKEGIFSCASSSSKLFQNFILDNTRGNTGFIIWFLNYCASCIFQHNSKTKSIKYYLIIFHSDGTLDEFQTVNDSNFLLQALANTVTKINTTNNLEVAYIIRFLNCYSNLSSTLRQKVLRKHKSNRQKNSLAEKRRESYANMEPSAKRKYLVSKAEWYKSLDPTEKEKLLSDRAEWYKSLDPAKKEQLLSDRAEWYKSRDPAEKEKLLSDRAEWAERYKSLDPAKKEKLLSDRAEWYKSLNPAEKEQLLFDRAEWYKSLDPAEKEKLLSDRAERAEWYKSLNPAEKEQLLSDRAEWYKSLDPAEKEKLLSDRAERYKLLEPAEKEKLLSDRAVWYKSLNPAEKEQLLSNRAEWYKSLDPAEKEKLLSDRAERYKSLEPAEKEKLLSDRAVWYKSLDPAEKELINKQKKRNYDAMEPLIKAQYLNNKKQEYCSMNPIKKQKIIKCISDAAKISRKKANDVQHKLDHYISVFQNKIREGPYYICSVCHRILYRKTVILLKENKYSIHRLFTEIKSFDDKQYICRTCHARVSKGQVPCQAVGNKLEVDRIPPELSVLEKLEQILIAQRIVFEKIVVMPKGQQRKIKGAICNIPVECDQTCTTLPRPPERSGIIMLKLKRKMEFRGHVYFQAVRPQLILNALMWLKMNNPLYDNICIDIDKIDRHLKTLQQNDVNLDDSTLNNDNHSTESGISDDTSSNNENGENVSTLADEENDDPLNEYRAPTSETCLQSVIPDYPVTVEQNDNVSSQGDEVYAIAPGESKHPVSFMADKQCEELAFPILFPKGKYGYSVNREIKLSPVKYFNARLLHHSGRFATNPEYLFFAQFIIEQKKVSDSINIALKKMHGQPLTASQIRSNNMQNLQNLICQDQAYLFLRQIPGTPPYWQKFMYEVVAMVKQLGIPTWFMTLSCADLRWPELFQIIARTQGKNLTNEQVDALSYNERCSMLNVNPVVVAKHFQYRVETFFTEILLTNANPIGKIVYYALRIEFQMRGSPHLHALIWTSDCPELTHDTKEAYIHFIDEHVQACLPDQSQDPELHELVKTYQKHSHSKTCRKYKNIKCRFNFGHFFTNKTIVAEPLSDDLNPEKKTSTIDRQKEILTLVKEKIDEVLNPSKANYNPTLTEADIFKSVNITEEQYYWALSISPDSDYELHLKRPTNSCFINNYFIAGIKGFRANVDLQPVFNHYKCITYVCSYFTKDETECSQAIMNAAKEAKKENLSVRDSLKRIGAAFLSTREVSSQECVYRCMPELWLRKIFPATVFVSTDLPEKRVRIAKSPEELDELDNESTDIFKSNIIDRYTLRPQCIPSVDRLCLAEFAAYYYKEYKKDCQETADAQPEVLTDDVIELHHNCDPDTSPPDKIRLMNTHEVMKCRKVKAVIRYHKPNKAKEPELYFHHLLMLYYPWRDETSLLGSDQTYASKFYEHEVQAVVERNREKFEPDADAVTEALDFLRNNQGNIIHSSYDSMNDQENADLQSEEQDDSAPNESFNELLPTHLVSSSETENHSNLGMITYNQPTEISDDKLRECVRSLNKKQRYAYDIILTWCRSKMKNMNSLKPEEVKPIHLFITGGAGAGKSHLIQTIYHTVTKTFRHPPMNPELPTVLLMAPTGVAAINIDGTTINTALAIPKETGDNLSAMSDQKKTQMRMLLADLKLIIIDEISMVANNTLLHIHQRLKEIVGTSNVHLFAGISILAIGDIAC